In the Erythrolamprus reginae isolate rEryReg1 chromosome 13, rEryReg1.hap1, whole genome shotgun sequence genome, one interval contains:
- the VPS45 gene encoding vacuolar protein sorting-associated protein 45, with the protein MNAVLAVKQYVSRMIGDSGAGMKVLLMDKETTSIVSMVYTQSEILQKEVYLFERIDSANRESMKHLKAICFLRPTKENVDCLIQELRRPKYGSYFIYFSNVISKSDIKSLAEADEQEVVAEVQEFYGDYMAVNPHVFSLNLPVCCQGRNWDPGHLCRATQGLTALLLSLKKCPMIRYQLSSDLAKRLAEGVKQVITKEYELFDFRRTEVPPLLLLLDRSDDAITPLLNQWTYQAMVHELLGINNNRIDLSRVPGISKDLREVVLSAENDEFYANNMYLNFAEIGSHIRGLMEDFQRKRPKDQQRLESIADMKAFVENYPQFKKLSGAVSKHVTVVGELSRLVGERVLLEVSEAEQELACQNDHSGALQSIRRLLQNPRVTELDAVRLVMLYALRYERHSSNSLPGLMLDLKNRGVSERLRKLVPAITEYGGKRVQTSDLFDPKDAVAITKQFLKGLKGVENVYTQHRPLLHETLDQLVKGKLRDSQYPYLGPSSLRDRPQDVIVFIIGGATYEEALTVYHLNRATPGVRIVLGGTTVHNTRSFLEEVLGASLRGRGAESSQGAGQAGGGQAAELRQPPLFPPGALPPPHLTRPPGDPKEGLRKTPSRTPPPIAAREGTEGVGAPSAPPFMLPPQLVLCLLGWQVGFRPPTPLCALQ; encoded by the exons ATGAACGCGGTGCTGGCGGTGAAGCAGTACGTGTCCAGGATGATCGGCGACAGCGGGGCCGGCATGAAAGTCCTGCTGATGGACAAGGAGACG ACCAGCATCGTGAGCATGGTGTACACGCAGTCGGAGATCCTGCAGAAGGAGGTCTACCTCTTTGAGCGCATCGATTCGGCCAACCGGGAGAGCatgaagcacctgaaggccatcTGCTTCCTCCGGCCCACCAAG GAAAACGTGGACTGTCTTATCCAGGAGTTGCGGAGACCCAAGTACGGCTCTTATTTCATCT ACTTCAGCAATGTGATCAGCAAGAGCGACATCAAGTCCTTGGCAGAAGCTGACGAGCAGGAAGTGGTGGCTGAAGTGCAG GAGTTCTATGGAGACTACATGGCTGTGAACCCCCACGTCTTCTCTCTCAACCTCCCTGTCTGCTGTCAG GGCCGCAACTGGGACCCGGGCCATTTGTGTCGGGCCACTCAGGGCTTGACCGCCTTGCTGCTTTCCCTGAAGAAGTGTCCCATGATCCGCTACCAGCTCTCCTCCGACTTGGCCAAGCGGCTGGCGGAAGGTGTCAAG CAAGTGATCACGAAGGAGTACGAGCTCTTCGACTTCCGTCGCACCGAGGTCCCTCCGCTGCTCCTGCTCCTGGACCGCTCGGACGATGCCATCACGCCTCTGCTGAACCAG TGGACGTACCAGGCCATGGTCCACGAACTCCTGGGGATTAACAACAACCGCATTGACCTGTCCCGCGTCCCGGGCATCAGCAAGGACCTGCGGGAGGTGGTCTTGTCTGCGGAGAATGACGAGTTTTATGCCAAC AACATGTACCTGAACTTTGCGGAGATTGGCAGCCACATCCGGGGCCTGATGGAGGATTTCCAGCGGAAGAGGCCGAAGGATCAGCAGAGGCTGGAATCCATTGCAGACATGAAG gCCTTTGTGGAGAACTACCCGCAGTTCAAGAAGCTGTCCGGCGCCGTCTCCAAGCACGTGACGGTGGTGGGGGAGCTGTCCAGGCTGGTGGGCGAGAGGGTCCTGCTGGAGGTGTCCGAggcggagcaggagctggcctgCCAGAACGACCACTCAGGGGCCCTGCAG AGCATTCGACGGCTCTTGCAGAACCCCAGAGTGACCGAGCTGGATGCTGTCCGGCTGGTCATGCTCTACGCCCTCCGTTACGAGCGGCACAGCAGCAACAGCCTTCCAGGCCTCATGCTGGACCTCAAGAACCGGGGGGTCTCCGAGAGGCTGCGCAAG CTGGTGCCGGCCATTACTGAATATGGAGGGAAGCGGGTGCAGACCAGTGACCTCTTCGACCCAAAGGATGCCGTGGCCATCACCAAGCAGTTCCTGAAAGGGCTGAAG GGGGTGGAGAACGTCTACACGCAGCACCGGCCCCTCCTGCACGAGACCCTGGATCAGCTGGTCAAGGGGAAGCTGAGGGACAGCCAGTACCCCTACCTGGGGCCCAGCAGCCTGCGTGACAG GCCGCAGGATGTTATCGTCTTCATCATTGGCGGGGCCACGTACGAGGAGGCCCTGACCGTCTACCACCTGAACCGTGCCACCCCTGGGGTCCGGATCGTGCTGGGCGGGACGACGGTGCACAACACAAGGAG TTTCCTGGAAGAAGTGTTGGGGGCCTCCCTCCGAGGACGGGGCGCAGAGAGCTCGCAGGGGGCGGgccaggcggggggggggcaggcggcTGAACTGAGGCagccccccctcttcccccccggggctcttccccccccccacctcactcGGCCTCCTGGAGATCCTAAAGAAGGGCTGCGGAAGACCCCCTCCAGGACTCCCCCCCCCATTGCTGCCAGAGAGGGCACAGAAGGGGTGGGGGCTCCCTCTGCCCCCCCTTTCATGCTCCCTCCTCAGCTGGTTCTCTGCCTCCTGGGCTGGCAGGTGGGCTTCCGTCCCCCCACCCCCCTGTGTGCGCTCCAATAA